A portion of the Shewanella sp. SNU WT4 genome contains these proteins:
- a CDS encoding efflux RND transporter permease subunit: protein MMLTDISVKRPVLASVISILLVLFGLMAFDRLPLREYPSIDPPIVSIETTYRGASASVVESRITQVIEDRVSGIEGVRHISSSSSDGRSSVTLEFDVSRDIEAATNDIRDKIAGSLESLPQEADAPEVQKAGSNDDTIMWLNLVAANMDTLQLTDYANRYLVDRLSVVDGVARIQLGGGKVYAMRIWVDRQALAARQLTISDIENALRSENVELPAGSVESQDRHFSVRLERGFHTQQDFANLVLKEGKDGYLVRLSDVAQVEIGSEEERIMFRGNRESMIGLGVSKQSTANTLDVARQINALVDVINPTLPPGMEIKRSYDSSVFIEASINEVYSTLFMAMILVIVVIYLFLGSVRAMLIPALTVPVSLLGTFIVLYALGYTINLITLLALILAIGMVVDDAIVMLENIHRRIELGESPLKAAFLGAREVSFAIIATTLVLVAVFMPITFLQGDIGKLFKEFAVTMSAAVIFSSLVALTLSPMMGSKILKPASHDSKLIKSIDSLMSTLENSYRQLLSRLFKVPVFTAIIVIVAIAASVYLFKHLPGEFAPKEDRGSLFLMVNGPQGASFEYMKEYMDEIEERLMPLVDSGDIKRLLIRAPRGWGGSADFSGGMAIIVLEDWGQRRPANAIIGDIQTRLADLTGVQAFPMMRQAFGRGMGKPVQFVLGGGDYQEIARWRDILLEHAAKNPGLVGLDHDYKETKPQFRVVIDNERAAALGVSVSHIGRTLESMLGSRLVTTFMRDGEEYDVIVEGRRDLQNTATDLTNIHVRSSRTDDLIPLSNLVEVTEFADASDLKRYNRMRAITLEANLAPDYSLGEALTFMNELAATHLPAQAIISYKGQSLDYQESSSAMNFVFILALAVVFLVLAAQFESFIHPLVIMLTVPLATLGALLGLYFSGQTLNIYSQIGIVMLVGLAAKNGILIVEFANQLRDRAVPFEEAILQASMQRLRPILMTGITTAAGAVPLVLSAGAGAETRFVIGVVVLAGICVATVFTLWVVPVAYAFVGQYGNSPQHVALKLEAELADENGVVEK, encoded by the coding sequence ATGATGTTGACCGACATTTCAGTCAAGCGCCCAGTATTAGCCTCGGTAATTAGCATCCTTTTGGTACTCTTTGGCTTAATGGCCTTTGATAGATTACCGCTGCGCGAATACCCAAGTATCGACCCACCGATAGTTTCTATCGAAACCACCTATCGCGGTGCCAGTGCCTCAGTGGTTGAAAGCCGTATTACACAAGTGATTGAAGATAGGGTGAGCGGTATTGAAGGCGTGCGCCATATTAGCTCATCGAGCAGTGATGGCCGCTCGAGCGTGACCTTAGAATTTGATGTTAGCCGAGATATTGAAGCGGCGACCAATGATATTCGCGATAAGATTGCAGGCTCCCTTGAAAGCTTGCCGCAAGAAGCCGATGCCCCTGAAGTGCAAAAAGCCGGCAGTAATGATGACACTATCATGTGGCTTAATTTAGTGGCCGCCAACATGGATACCTTGCAGCTCACGGATTACGCTAATCGCTATTTAGTCGATAGATTGTCTGTGGTTGATGGCGTCGCCCGTATTCAGTTAGGTGGCGGCAAAGTGTATGCCATGCGTATTTGGGTCGATAGACAAGCGTTAGCGGCGCGGCAACTGACAATTAGCGATATAGAAAATGCACTTCGCAGTGAAAACGTGGAACTGCCCGCAGGTTCGGTGGAGTCGCAAGACCGTCATTTTAGTGTGCGCTTAGAGCGCGGCTTTCATACTCAACAAGACTTTGCCAATCTAGTGTTAAAAGAAGGCAAAGATGGCTACTTGGTGCGTTTAAGCGATGTGGCGCAGGTGGAAATTGGCTCGGAAGAAGAGCGCATTATGTTTCGCGGTAACCGTGAGTCCATGATTGGCCTTGGGGTATCTAAGCAATCTACCGCCAATACCTTAGATGTTGCCAGACAAATTAATGCCTTAGTGGATGTCATCAATCCAACCTTACCGCCAGGGATGGAGATTAAGCGCTCTTATGACAGTTCGGTGTTTATTGAAGCCTCGATTAACGAGGTCTACAGCACCTTATTTATGGCCATGATCTTAGTGATAGTGGTGATTTATCTGTTCCTTGGCAGCGTGCGCGCCATGCTCATTCCTGCTTTAACTGTGCCAGTCTCCTTGCTGGGCACTTTTATTGTGTTATACGCCTTGGGTTACACCATCAACCTTATTACTTTGTTGGCCTTGATTTTAGCCATAGGCATGGTGGTGGATGATGCCATTGTGATGCTGGAAAATATTCATCGGCGCATTGAATTAGGTGAAAGCCCGTTAAAGGCCGCTTTTCTTGGTGCTCGAGAGGTGTCATTTGCGATTATTGCCACCACCTTAGTGCTGGTGGCTGTGTTTATGCCTATTACCTTTTTACAAGGAGATATTGGTAAATTATTCAAAGAGTTCGCCGTTACCATGAGCGCGGCGGTGATTTTCTCGAGCCTAGTTGCCTTAACGTTAAGCCCTATGATGGGCTCCAAGATATTAAAGCCCGCATCTCATGACTCCAAGCTGATTAAATCGATTGATAGCCTGATGTCTACCCTTGAAAATAGCTATCGCCAGCTATTGTCGCGCCTATTTAAAGTACCAGTGTTTACGGCAATCATAGTCATAGTGGCGATTGCGGCTAGCGTTTACTTGTTTAAACACCTACCTGGTGAATTTGCGCCGAAAGAAGACCGGGGATCGTTATTTTTAATGGTCAACGGCCCGCAGGGCGCGAGCTTTGAATACATGAAAGAATACATGGATGAGATTGAAGAGCGTTTAATGCCGCTGGTCGATAGCGGCGATATTAAACGCCTGCTCATTCGCGCGCCGCGCGGTTGGGGCGGTAGTGCCGATTTTTCTGGTGGTATGGCGATTATCGTCTTAGAAGATTGGGGGCAACGTAGGCCTGCTAACGCCATTATTGGCGATATTCAAACTCGCCTTGCGGATCTTACTGGGGTGCAAGCTTTTCCTATGATGCGCCAAGCCTTTGGTCGGGGTATGGGTAAACCGGTGCAATTTGTATTGGGGGGCGGCGATTATCAAGAAATCGCTCGTTGGCGCGATATTTTACTGGAGCACGCGGCTAAAAACCCTGGGTTGGTTGGGCTTGATCATGACTATAAAGAAACCAAACCGCAATTTAGGGTGGTCATTGATAACGAGCGCGCCGCCGCCCTTGGGGTGAGCGTATCCCATATCGGCAGAACCTTAGAATCTATGCTGGGCTCGCGCTTAGTCACGACTTTTATGCGTGATGGCGAAGAGTATGACGTGATAGTCGAAGGGCGCCGTGATTTACAAAATACCGCCACAGATCTTACCAATATTCATGTGCGTTCAAGTCGCACCGATGACTTGATCCCGCTATCTAACTTAGTGGAAGTGACTGAATTTGCAGATGCTTCCGATCTTAAGCGCTATAACCGTATGCGCGCCATTACCTTAGAAGCTAACTTAGCGCCAGATTACAGTCTCGGTGAAGCCTTAACCTTTATGAATGAATTAGCCGCCACTCATTTACCCGCGCAGGCCATTATCAGTTACAAGGGGCAATCTCTTGATTATCAAGAGTCGAGTTCAGCCATGAATTTTGTGTTCATCTTGGCGTTAGCGGTCGTGTTTTTAGTGTTAGCGGCGCAGTTTGAGAGCTTTATTCACCCGTTAGTGATTATGTTAACTGTGCCGTTAGCTACCTTAGGCGCTTTATTAGGGCTGTATTTTTCTGGGCAGACCCTAAACATTTACAGCCAAATCGGCATAGTCATGCTGGTGGGCTTAGCGGCTAAAAACGGTATTTTGATTGTGGAATTTGCCAATCAGTTGCGTGATAGGGCAGTGCCTTTTGAAGAAGCCATTTTGCAAGCCTCGATGCAGCGATTAAGACCGATTTTAATGACAGGCATTACTACGGCCGCCGGCGCTGTGCCCTTAGTGTTATCCGCCGGCGCAGGCGCCGAAACTCGCTTTGTGATTGGCGTTGTTGTGCTTGCAGGTATTTGTGTGGCCACAGTGTTTACCTTGTGGGTGGTGCCTGTGGCTTATGCCTTTGTGGGCCAGTATGGCAACTCACCGCAACATGTTGCCCTTAAGTTAGAGGCCGAACTTGCTGACGAAAACGGCGTGGTTGAAAAGTAA
- a CDS encoding M14 family metallocarboxypeptidase, whose amino-acid sequence MTQVFFYPIGTVNIPWGAAERQAWLASCQIKRAYKDVLDEISQLGADFDLINYGALSIDVERYPLWAIKSRHWQADKPCVLITGGVHGYETSGVHGALAFVAEHGLSYGTQVNWLMFPCISPWGYETINRWAPNAVDPNRSFSQDSHSEEAKAVMALLAQLGHEFTMHIDLHETTDTDESEFRPALAARDGKNTEPGTIPDGFYLVGDSENPQPDFQAAIIQAVRAVTHIAPSDEHGQIIGADVVQPGVINYPVKSLGLCAGVTNSLFCTTTEVYPDSPSATALECNQAQAAAVKAAIDFVLARR is encoded by the coding sequence ATGACTCAAGTGTTTTTTTATCCTATTGGTACTGTCAATATCCCTTGGGGCGCCGCTGAGCGCCAAGCTTGGCTAGCGTCATGTCAAATTAAACGCGCGTATAAAGACGTGCTTGATGAAATAAGTCAATTAGGTGCAGACTTTGACTTGATTAATTATGGCGCTCTGTCCATTGATGTTGAGCGCTATCCCTTATGGGCGATTAAGAGTCGCCACTGGCAAGCCGATAAGCCGTGCGTACTGATCACCGGCGGCGTTCATGGTTATGAGACTAGTGGTGTCCATGGCGCCTTAGCATTTGTCGCCGAACATGGCCTGAGCTATGGCACTCAGGTTAACTGGTTAATGTTCCCATGCATCAGCCCATGGGGTTATGAAACCATTAATCGTTGGGCGCCCAATGCCGTTGACCCAAATCGCTCATTTAGCCAAGACAGCCACAGTGAAGAAGCTAAGGCGGTGATGGCGCTTTTGGCACAATTAGGTCATGAATTTACTATGCATATTGACCTACATGAAACCACAGATACCGATGAATCTGAGTTTCGCCCAGCATTAGCGGCGCGCGATGGCAAAAACACTGAGCCTGGCACTATCCCAGATGGTTTTTATTTAGTGGGGGACAGTGAAAATCCTCAGCCTGATTTTCAAGCGGCCATCATTCAAGCGGTACGCGCCGTTACCCATATAGCTCCAAGTGATGAACACGGGCAGATTATTGGCGCCGATGTTGTGCAGCCTGGCGTGATTAATTATCCGGTGAAATCCTTAGGGCTGTGCGCTGGCGTAACTAATAGTCTTTTTTGCACAACCACCGAAGTGTATCCAGATAGCCCAAGTGCTACGGCCTTAGAGTGTAATCAAGCGCAAGCGGCTGCCGTTAAAGCTGCCATAGATTTTGTGCTGGCACGCCGTTAA
- a CDS encoding NlpC/P60 family protein, translating into MKKILIVILALGLGACASAPEPKPKLKPVAPVSVWNDNNISQLHSEWHGVPYRLGGGTKSGIDCSAFVSVAYEKMVGMTLPRTVREQQRLGHTVPRNQLRKGDLVFFKTGKSTHHVGIYVGSDNFLHVSTSQGVKISSLHNVYWASKYWNAKRISRI; encoded by the coding sequence ATGAAAAAAATATTAATAGTTATCTTAGCCTTAGGTCTTGGCGCATGTGCTAGCGCACCAGAACCTAAGCCTAAGCTCAAACCCGTAGCGCCAGTATCAGTATGGAATGATAACAATATTTCGCAGTTGCATTCAGAGTGGCATGGGGTGCCTTATCGATTAGGCGGCGGCACTAAAAGTGGCATAGATTGCTCAGCTTTTGTCTCAGTTGCCTATGAGAAAATGGTCGGCATGACCTTACCGCGCACAGTGCGCGAGCAGCAAAGATTGGGGCATACAGTGCCGCGTAATCAACTGCGTAAAGGGGATTTAGTCTTTTTTAAGACAGGTAAAAGCACTCATCATGTGGGAATTTATGTGGGTAGCGATAACTTTTTGCATGTATCCACCAGTCAAGGCGTGAAAATTTCAAGCCTGCATAATGTCTATTGGGCATCTAAGTATTGGAATGCCAAGCGAATTTCACGCATCTAG
- a CDS encoding agmatine deiminase family protein, translated as MATRRRFIQSLGIISAVTMFCGPKELWAMSNNKAWFMPDESAPHLRTWMAFGASRKIWGKKLLPEVQRNLATIALTIAKFEPVSMLVRQSDFAVAKQLMGDKVELIVCPLDDLWMRDIGPVFVLNDSGYEAAIDFNFNGWGKKQDFDVDAGVAAFVADNADVDLITTQLILEGGGIEVDGEGTAIITQSCVLNDNRNPALSKAQVEAELKRLLGLDKIIWLPGIKGRDITDGHTDFYARFARPGVVVAGFDPDVESFDHAVTTKNIEILRAATDAAGRKLDVVVLPAPQDIRETYANDDFAAGYINFYVCNGAVIAPEFGDVKADALAFNELQRLFPERQVVQINIDGIAAGGGGIHCTTQQQPSTTAISSKLDE; from the coding sequence ATGGCCACTCGGCGCCGCTTTATTCAATCACTCGGTATTATCAGTGCGGTCACTATGTTCTGTGGCCCAAAGGAGTTGTGGGCTATGAGTAACAACAAGGCTTGGTTTATGCCAGATGAGAGTGCGCCGCACTTACGTACTTGGATGGCTTTTGGCGCGAGCCGCAAAATTTGGGGCAAAAAGTTATTGCCAGAAGTGCAGCGCAATTTAGCGACGATAGCGCTTACCATAGCTAAGTTTGAGCCAGTATCTATGCTAGTGCGCCAGTCAGACTTTGCTGTAGCTAAGCAATTAATGGGTGATAAGGTTGAGTTAATAGTATGTCCCCTTGATGACTTGTGGATGCGCGATATTGGCCCTGTATTTGTGCTTAATGATAGTGGCTATGAAGCAGCCATTGATTTTAACTTTAATGGCTGGGGGAAGAAGCAAGATTTTGATGTAGATGCGGGTGTTGCCGCTTTTGTGGCGGATAACGCTGATGTGGATTTAATAACGACTCAGTTAATCCTTGAAGGCGGCGGTATTGAAGTTGATGGTGAAGGTACCGCTATTATTACGCAAAGCTGTGTGCTTAATGATAATCGCAATCCAGCATTGAGTAAGGCGCAGGTTGAGGCTGAGCTTAAACGTCTATTAGGACTGGATAAAATTATCTGGTTACCAGGCATTAAGGGACGGGATATTACCGATGGTCACACGGACTTTTATGCAAGATTCGCGCGCCCTGGCGTAGTTGTGGCGGGATTTGATCCAGATGTTGAGTCATTTGATCATGCCGTTACTACTAAAAACATTGAGATTTTACGCGCTGCGACGGATGCTGCGGGACGCAAGTTAGACGTAGTAGTATTGCCCGCGCCGCAAGATATTCGCGAAACTTATGCTAATGATGATTTTGCCGCAGGTTATATCAATTTTTATGTGTGTAATGGCGCTGTCATCGCCCCTGAATTTGGCGATGTTAAAGCCGATGCGCTGGCATTTAATGAATTACAGCGATTGTTCCCTGAGCGCCAAGTCGTACAAATCAACATAGATGGTATAGCGGCGGGGGGCGGTGGTATTCACTGCACTACTCAGCAACAGCCCTCAACAACAGCCATCAGTAGCAAGCTTGATGAGTAA
- a CDS encoding DUF2897 family protein encodes MSDLEVILIIALVIGVIASNLAVLKYSAKFKMTQFGHKPKGTQVNLLRPNEPENDTEKAVTEKKATDNSDADNKDAATQDDGVSKDGTKSVDGKQNH; translated from the coding sequence ATGTCTGATTTGGAAGTCATTTTAATTATTGCACTGGTGATAGGTGTTATTGCTAGCAATCTCGCCGTACTTAAATACAGTGCCAAATTCAAGATGACCCAATTTGGACATAAGCCTAAGGGCACGCAAGTTAACTTGCTGCGCCCCAATGAGCCTGAAAACGATACCGAAAAGGCAGTGACTGAAAAAAAAGCGACTGACAACTCTGACGCTGACAACAAGGACGCCGCGACCCAAGATGACGGCGTTAGCAAAGATGGCACTAAGTCAGTTGATGGTAAGCAAAACCACTAA
- the kdsB gene encoding 3-deoxy-manno-octulosonate cytidylyltransferase encodes MAVTLIIPARFGSSRFPGKPLAPICGKPMIQHVYERASLAKGLDNIYVATDDERIKQAVESFGGKVVMTDSNAASGTDRLEQAAQILNLAEDELIINLQGDQPMIDPICIEQLISLFNANPGEFEMATLGVEIFSEEQRNDPMLVKMVFDNQHHAIYFSRNRIPYGRDTNDYPVYKHLGIYAYTRRFLHTFATLPVGRLEDLEKLEQLRALENGHKIKIAIGAFDSPEVDTPADIRKCEQLLAID; translated from the coding sequence ATGGCAGTCACACTGATAATTCCTGCACGCTTCGGCTCAAGTCGTTTTCCAGGTAAACCTCTGGCCCCTATTTGCGGCAAGCCTATGATCCAACACGTTTACGAGCGCGCCTCATTAGCCAAAGGATTAGATAATATTTATGTGGCCACTGATGATGAGCGCATTAAACAAGCGGTAGAAAGCTTTGGCGGCAAGGTCGTGATGACCGACAGTAATGCTGCATCAGGTACCGATAGATTAGAGCAAGCAGCGCAAATTCTGAATCTTGCAGAAGATGAGCTGATCATCAATCTACAGGGCGATCAGCCTATGATAGACCCTATCTGTATTGAGCAGCTAATTAGCCTGTTTAACGCCAATCCAGGTGAATTTGAAATGGCCACCTTGGGCGTTGAAATTTTCAGTGAAGAGCAGCGTAACGACCCTATGCTGGTAAAAATGGTATTTGATAATCAGCACCATGCCATTTATTTCTCGCGCAATCGTATTCCTTATGGCCGCGACACCAACGACTATCCTGTGTATAAGCACTTAGGTATTTATGCCTATACCCGCCGTTTCTTACACACCTTCGCGACCTTGCCTGTCGGCCGTTTAGAAGATTTGGAAAAATTAGAGCAACTGCGCGCTCTTGAAAATGGCCACAAAATCAAAATCGCCATTGGCGCTTTTGATTCGCCAGAAGTGGATACTCCAGCGGATATTCGCAAGTGTGAGCAACTGTTAGCCATTGATTAA
- the can gene encoding carbonate dehydratase, with amino-acid sequence MKSLTALFDNNKRWSERLSKEHPNFFEQLAQQQNPQYLWIGCSDSRVPSNQIIDLLPGEVFVHRNIANMVIHTDLNCLSVIQYAVEVLQVKHIMVVGHYGCGGIKAALSPISLGLIDNWLGHIRDIHRIYKDEIQALSPEQQVNRLCELNVIEQVTNVASSSILRDAWRRGQEVSVHGWIYGIDNGLLTDLDVTVDSAQTL; translated from the coding sequence ATGAAGTCATTAACAGCCTTATTTGATAATAATAAACGTTGGTCTGAACGCCTGAGTAAAGAACATCCAAACTTCTTTGAACAACTGGCGCAGCAACAAAACCCGCAGTATTTATGGATAGGTTGTTCTGATAGTCGAGTGCCTTCAAACCAGATCATCGACTTATTACCTGGTGAAGTGTTTGTACATCGCAATATCGCTAATATGGTGATCCATACTGATCTTAACTGTTTATCTGTGATTCAATATGCCGTGGAAGTATTACAAGTAAAACACATCATGGTGGTGGGTCATTATGGCTGTGGTGGCATTAAGGCCGCATTAAGCCCAATTAGCTTAGGCTTAATTGATAACTGGTTAGGTCATATTCGCGATATTCATCGCATTTATAAAGACGAAATCCAAGCCTTGAGTCCAGAGCAGCAAGTTAACCGTCTGTGTGAGCTCAATGTGATTGAACAAGTGACTAACGTTGCCAGTTCATCGATATTGCGTGATGCTTGGCGCCGCGGCCAAGAAGTCAGTGTACATGGCTGGATTTATGGCATAGACAATGGTTTGTTGACAGATTTAGATGTGACTGTCGATAGCGCACAAACTCTCTAA
- a CDS encoding M15 family metallopeptidase yields MSIISAPESGDNSSNHEALRSDHRLYGLAINNNLAMNNDLSPALTEPSWLTPCFGVQLSKACAQAFSTMKTSAASDGIDLMPCSGYRSFERQLTIWNNKARGLRPLLDANEQPLNYCDLTDDELVDTILLWSALPGASRHHWGCDVDVYDAATLDVKQLQLVQSEYNAGGPCAKLSEWLAQHAHEFGFFLPFQQGLSGVSPEPWHISYAPESTLLLRQFSSHALYQVLSQHDICLKAAILPKLEHIVAHYVRKIAPIPASLRLNNGPNG; encoded by the coding sequence GTGTCGATAATCTCAGCGCCTGAGAGCGGCGATAATTCATCAAACCATGAGGCACTGCGCAGTGATCATCGCCTCTATGGCTTGGCAATTAATAATAATTTGGCAATGAACAACGATTTATCGCCAGCATTAACTGAGCCTTCATGGCTCACGCCCTGCTTTGGGGTGCAATTATCAAAAGCCTGCGCGCAAGCATTTAGCACCATGAAAACCTCAGCCGCAAGCGATGGCATAGACCTAATGCCCTGCTCTGGCTATCGCAGTTTTGAGCGCCAGCTAACCATTTGGAATAATAAGGCGCGCGGCTTAAGGCCGTTACTTGATGCCAATGAACAGCCGCTTAACTACTGTGATTTAACCGATGATGAGCTAGTTGATACCATATTACTTTGGTCAGCGTTACCAGGGGCATCACGTCATCATTGGGGCTGCGATGTCGATGTTTATGATGCCGCCACCCTTGATGTTAAGCAGCTGCAATTAGTGCAGAGCGAATATAACGCCGGCGGTCCTTGCGCCAAATTAAGTGAATGGTTAGCGCAGCACGCCCATGAATTTGGCTTTTTCTTACCCTTTCAGCAAGGTTTGTCGGGGGTCAGCCCTGAGCCTTGGCACATAAGTTATGCGCCAGAATCGACGCTGCTATTACGTCAGTTCTCAAGCCACGCTTTATACCAAGTATTAAGCCAGCACGATATTTGTCTTAAAGCAGCGATTTTGCCCAAACTTGAGCACATAGTTGCGCACTATGTTCGCAAAATTGCGCCAATTCCAGCGTCACTAAGGCTCAACAACGGTCCCAATGGTTAA
- the dapE gene encoding succinyl-diaminopimelate desuccinylase translates to MKQDVLALAKELIARPSITPLDEGCQQLMADRLSECGFAIEPMIFADTTNVWARRGNTSPVFCFAGHTDVVPTGPVAQWHSAPFTPTVRDGMLYGRGAADMKGSLAAMIIATERFIKEYPDHQGSIAFLITSDEEGPFINGTPKVIETLEARNEKITWALVGEPSSTTHLGDVVKNGRRGSLTANITVKGIQGHVAYPHLALNPIHVMAPAINELVGITWDNGNQFFPPTSMQIANINGGTGASNVIPGTLEVMINFRYSTEVTAEQLIERLEAVLTKHGVDFSIDWVFNGLPFLTADGPLLTATLDAISEVCQRQAQALTTGGTSDGRFIAPTGAQVIELGPVNATIHKVNECVNVDDLEQLALVYQRLLEKLLCR, encoded by the coding sequence ATGAAACAAGATGTTCTCGCGTTAGCGAAAGAATTAATTGCTCGACCATCTATCACACCTCTTGATGAAGGCTGTCAGCAATTAATGGCTGACAGACTCAGTGAGTGCGGCTTTGCCATTGAACCTATGATTTTTGCCGATACCACCAATGTGTGGGCACGCCGTGGCAATACGTCGCCAGTCTTTTGTTTTGCGGGCCACACTGACGTAGTACCGACCGGCCCAGTGGCTCAGTGGCATAGCGCACCTTTTACTCCAACCGTGCGAGACGGCATGCTTTATGGGCGCGGCGCCGCCGATATGAAAGGCTCATTAGCCGCCATGATTATCGCGACCGAGCGTTTCATAAAAGAGTATCCCGATCATCAAGGCTCGATTGCCTTTTTAATCACCAGTGACGAAGAAGGCCCGTTTATTAATGGCACCCCGAAAGTCATAGAAACTCTAGAAGCGCGGAATGAAAAAATCACTTGGGCATTAGTCGGTGAACCTTCATCAACTACGCATCTTGGTGATGTAGTTAAAAATGGGCGCCGTGGCAGTTTAACTGCCAATATCACGGTTAAGGGCATTCAAGGTCATGTGGCTTACCCGCATTTAGCACTCAATCCTATTCATGTAATGGCGCCAGCTATCAATGAATTAGTTGGGATCACTTGGGATAACGGCAATCAGTTCTTTCCGCCCACCAGCATGCAAATCGCTAACATCAATGGCGGCACCGGTGCCTCCAATGTCATTCCTGGCACATTAGAGGTCATGATTAATTTTCGCTATTCCACCGAAGTGACGGCTGAGCAATTAATTGAACGGCTTGAAGCAGTACTGACTAAGCATGGCGTCGATTTTAGTATTGATTGGGTGTTCAATGGCTTACCTTTCTTAACTGCCGATGGGCCGCTGTTAACCGCAACCCTTGATGCTATTTCTGAGGTGTGTCAGCGCCAAGCCCAAGCCTTAACCACAGGCGGAACCTCAGATGGTCGCTTTATTGCACCTACGGGCGCGCAGGTTATTGAATTAGGGCCAGTCAATGCCACCATTCATAAGGTCAATGAATGCGTTAATGTCGATGATCTTGAGCAATTAGCCCTTGTGTATCAAAGATTACTGGAAAAACTCCTGTGTCGATAA
- a CDS encoding ArsC family reductase: protein MLYGIKNCDTVKKARKWLEAHGQSMEFIDYREQPLTQDTLSRWVDALGWQVLFNQRSTSFRALSPEDKQDIDQAKALRLMLDNPTLIKRPVLDTKQGVLVGFSDASYQEWFAQ, encoded by the coding sequence ATGTTATACGGCATCAAAAATTGTGACACAGTAAAAAAAGCACGCAAATGGTTGGAAGCTCATGGTCAATCCATGGAGTTTATCGATTATCGCGAGCAACCACTGACCCAAGACACCTTAAGTCGCTGGGTCGATGCCTTAGGCTGGCAAGTCCTGTTTAATCAACGTAGCACTAGCTTTCGCGCCCTAAGCCCTGAAGATAAACAAGATATCGACCAAGCCAAAGCGTTACGTTTGATGCTTGATAACCCTACCTTGATAAAACGCCCTGTGCTAGATACCAAGCAAGGTGTGTTAGTCGGTTTTAGTGATGCCTCTTACCAAGAGTGGTTTGCCCAATGA
- the crr gene encoding PTS glucose transporter subunit IIA: protein MGFFSRFRRMLAGHTPVAGAIAVVAPMDGTLVALSSVPDRVFADKIVGDGIAIQPTGSLVCAPISGTIGKIFDSNHAFSIESTQGLELFVHVGIGTVELGGKGFERLQQEGAKVEVGTPILSVDFSKIDGKVESLLTPVVVANMEDVDYIQCSEGQVKAGKTIIFHVFS, encoded by the coding sequence ATGGGATTTTTCAGTCGGTTCCGTAGAATGTTAGCAGGCCATACCCCTGTTGCCGGTGCCATAGCTGTCGTTGCGCCTATGGATGGCACCTTGGTTGCTTTATCATCGGTTCCAGACAGAGTCTTTGCCGATAAAATTGTCGGTGATGGCATAGCTATTCAACCAACAGGCTCGTTAGTGTGTGCCCCTATATCAGGCACCATAGGAAAAATATTTGACAGTAATCATGCCTTCAGTATTGAATCGACCCAAGGCTTAGAGTTATTTGTGCATGTTGGCATAGGTACGGTTGAATTAGGTGGCAAAGGGTTTGAGCGCTTGCAGCAAGAAGGCGCTAAAGTGGAAGTCGGCACGCCGATTTTATCGGTGGATTTTTCAAAAATTGACGGCAAGGTCGAAAGCTTGCTCACGCCTGTAGTCGTTGCCAATATGGAAGATGTTGATTATATCCAGTGCAGCGAAGGTCAAGTCAAAGCAGGTAAAACCATCATATTCCACGTATTTAGTTAA